The window TAATAAGGTCTGGCACCCAGATAGGTATTGCACCAGCTCTTGAAGCTGCTAAGATACCATTTTCAGAGTCTTCGAGTATGATGCATTGATCGATGTTAATACCTAATGTTTTGCTGGCAAGTAAAAATATATCAGGTGCAGGTTTTCCATTGCTCACATCATCACCACATATAATGTGATTAAAATACGACTTAATACCCGCTTTTTCTAATAAAGATTCAGCATGATGGCGATGGGTTGACGTAGCTACTGCTATAGGTATGCCTTCATTCTGGCAATAGATTAATAAGTCCATTAATCCTTCTTTTGTATCAATACCCTTCGTTTCAATATAGTCTTTTGTATGGCCAGCCCTTACTTTTCTAGCCTCTTCATAGGGAAAGTCTTCACCAAAATGATTAAGTAATAACTTTTTTGTATCTGTAACGGTTCTACCAATGGCTTGTAGCATGAGCTCCCTTGTTATGGTGTACCCAAACTGTTCGCCAGCCTTTTGCCAACATACAATAGCAACATTTTCTGTATCTAACATTAACCCATCCATATCAAATATAATTGCTTCAACCATCATCTAACCTCTTTCTTCATCTATTTTATGTACATACAACCATGTCTTACTTATGCCTATCTAGCTCTAATATTGAAGCTAACGCCTGTAACCCTGATATAACAGGAAAATCATGATGTAACATATTTTCTTCATCTCGGCTTAAAACCATAGCAGGTATCCCTAAAGCTTGTGCTCCTTGACAATTGCTGGGACGATCATCTATAAATAGTGCTTCATGGGGTTTAATCTTGAGCGCATCCAAAGCTATTGTATACATTTTAGGATTAGGTTTTTCCACACCGATTAAGGTGGATATGACAAAAACTTTAAAATACCCATGCAGATTAGCCTTTTCATAGACGTTTATCAAAGATGGCCAAGCATCCGAGATAATTCCTAAATCATATGTCTTTTCTAGTTTTGGAATTATTTCATAGACATCATCATAAAAAACATACTTATCATCATTATATACGATATCCTTGGTAATCTCAGCTACTTTTTTTCTATCTAACGATAAATCTGGCAATTCTTTTCTAATGATACTGTAAAATTGATAAAAATGTTTATATTCTTCTTCTCGGGTCGTTATCTTATGTTGTGAACAAATATAATCATATGCCTTTCTAAATGCTCGGTTTACGTTTTCTTGATTTAGTTTTTTTAAGGTGTCTTCACTTACATACTGATAAAAATTTGGGGAAATAAACCAATTCCCTGTCTTAGGCCTATTCAATACTCTCCCTGAATCAAATAGAATAGCCTTAATACCCTTAACATTCATTAATTAAATACCTCTTTCCTCATTTTTTCAAGCCTTCGTAAGTTTGTCAATTTTTGCCTATTATAGCATTAATTTATTGATATACTGTTGATTTTCTGTTATAAAAATGTGACATATTGTAACGAATAGACCTACATTCATGTTACTTGTTTATTACAATTTCATTAACGCTGCTATATAAATGGTTAAATTATCGCATCATTTTTTTTGGTTTACTTTTTGCTTGATATTCTCATGATAATCATGTATTCTGTTACTATCTTGAAGAAAGTTGAAGTGATGAATGATGCATATTGATGTGACACTTATACTCCAAATTATTTTAGTAGCTTTTATCTTGTATTTTACATACGGTCATCTTCAGTTACATTTTTGTATGCGTTTTTTACAGACGTCACTCATGTACAAGCTCAATCAGCTTTCACTATTTCTAGACTACAAAATTATCCTTTCTCAAAAAGATATAGAATCCTATCACCGGTATGAAATATGGCGGTTCTTTGAGAAAATCAAATATCATATGCGAGGTAACTTATTCACCCATTAAAGGTTACAGGCATAATCCTTTGTAACCTTGTACACAAAGGAGGCATATCATGCAAATGATTATTGATTTTTTATCAAATATATTGAACCATATCAACTTATTCGTTAACGACTGGGGGATTACCATTATTGTTGTTACCCTACTCATAAAAGTCTTGTTAATTCCCATGACCATCAAACAAAGACGAAGTATGGAGCTTCAACAGAAATTTACAAAGCAAGTGGATGCCCTTAAGAAGAAATATAAGCATGACAAAAAGAGATTAGACCAAGAAATGGCTAAACTTTCAAGTCAATTTTCTGGCAATATGATGGGTTGTTTATTAACCTTTGTCCAACTCCCGATTATGATTTCACTTTATCGTGCCATTAGTCATATACCTATTGAAATACCAACGACTGTCCTTTTACCTTGGATTTCAAATATTAAAGCGCCTGATGGTTATTTTTTGATACCCATCATTTCACTCGTTATCCATCTCATGCCAAACATGCTGCATTACTTAAGTATATTTAAAGAACTGGATATTCAGAAGCCTAATAAAACCATGATTATCATCACATTGCTAATGAATGTTATCTTCATATCCCAAGCACCTGTTATCATTGGCATCTATTGGATTATATCTGGGTTATACAGTTTCTTGGAGCAGTTTGTGAGTTATTGGATAAAGGCAAAAAAATTGCGTGTTTCACCCTAAGTCTTATTACCAAAATCTATATGGCTATTATATGAACGATTATTAAACAGTACTAATACTTATAGTCATAACCCGTATACCTTATGATCTTACAATAATGGTATATGGGTTATTTTTTATTCAAAGTGCACTATTAAAAGTTAATACTATTTACATATCCGTCAAAGAACCTTAACTCATGATTATTATTCATCTTTCTTTAATCGCTCAGCACAGCCACCAACCCATACTTCTGAAACCCTATTATATTGAAATTGTAACATTACTTTTATTTCAGAAGGCATATCCATGCAATAACCCTGCTCAAACACATAGTTATGCTTAGTAGCTATATCTTGATACTTACTAAGGTAGCAAGCCAATGCTCCATTAGATGTACCTGTAGCCGACTCTTCTTCAATACCACAAACAGGAGCAAAATTTCTACATTGAGCTGATGCCTGATGGCTTGTTTCCGTTGTAAAGCTATGGATTCCTGTTACTTGATACTTCTTACTAAGCTGTACGATGGCTTCATATTTAGGTTGTAACTGTTTCAAATGCTGTAAGCTTTTAATAGGCAACATGATATCTCTCATTCCTGTTGTGACAACCTGAATAGGCAGCTTCGTATTTATATAATCGTGGTATGTACCTTGAAAGCATTTTTCTATTTCTTGGACCATTACCCTTTCACAAAATTGAGGCTTATTTTGTTCCATATAGACTTGGTTTTGTAGGATGATTACTTTCAATACCCCTGCTTTCGTTTCTTGGGTAAATTCTCCCTCACCCACACGCTTAAGGTCTCGAAGCAAATTGTAAGTTGCAATGGTAGCGTGTCCACACAAATCCACTTCTTCAGTGGGTGTAAAAAATCTGCATTTATAATCCGCTACATCCGATGGCAACACAAATGCCGTTTCTGAATAACCCACTTCCTTTGCTATCTTTTGCATGTCTATTTCACTCAGTTGCTCACCGTCTATCACTACACCTGCTGGATTTCCTCCTGTTTGATTAATGGTGAAGCCGCTCATATGGTATAATTTATACATTTTTCTACTCCTTATTGTGACTATTTCTTATAATCATGAGGTTATAAGAGTCGGATGATTCGGATGAAA is drawn from Vallitalea pronyensis and contains these coding sequences:
- a CDS encoding HAD family hydrolase; amino-acid sequence: MMVEAIIFDMDGLMLDTENVAIVCWQKAGEQFGYTITRELMLQAIGRTVTDTKKLLLNHFGEDFPYEEARKVRAGHTKDYIETKGIDTKEGLMDLLIYCQNEGIPIAVATSTHRHHAESLLEKAGIKSYFNHIICGDDVSNGKPAPDIFLLASKTLGINIDQCIILEDSENGILAASRAGAIPIWVPDLIIESNIAKQHAQYICDSLVDAKHLIEHLRE
- a CDS encoding HAD-IA family hydrolase, translating into MNVKGIKAILFDSGRVLNRPKTGNWFISPNFYQYVSEDTLKKLNQENVNRAFRKAYDYICSQHKITTREEEYKHFYQFYSIIRKELPDLSLDRKKVAEITKDIVYNDDKYVFYDDVYEIIPKLEKTYDLGIISDAWPSLINVYEKANLHGYFKVFVISTLIGVEKPNPKMYTIALDALKIKPHEALFIDDRPSNCQGAQALGIPAMVLSRDEENMLHHDFPVISGLQALASILELDRHK
- a CDS encoding YidC/Oxa1 family membrane protein insertase, coding for MQMIIDFLSNILNHINLFVNDWGITIIVVTLLIKVLLIPMTIKQRRSMELQQKFTKQVDALKKKYKHDKKRLDQEMAKLSSQFSGNMMGCLLTFVQLPIMISLYRAISHIPIEIPTTVLLPWISNIKAPDGYFLIPIISLVIHLMPNMLHYLSIFKELDIQKPNKTMIIITLLMNVIFISQAPVIIGIYWIISGLYSFLEQFVSYWIKAKKLRVSP
- a CDS encoding PhzF family phenazine biosynthesis protein encodes the protein MYKLYHMSGFTINQTGGNPAGVVIDGEQLSEIDMQKIAKEVGYSETAFVLPSDVADYKCRFFTPTEEVDLCGHATIATYNLLRDLKRVGEGEFTQETKAGVLKVIILQNQVYMEQNKPQFCERVMVQEIEKCFQGTYHDYINTKLPIQVVTTGMRDIMLPIKSLQHLKQLQPKYEAIVQLSKKYQVTGIHSFTTETSHQASAQCRNFAPVCGIEEESATGTSNGALACYLSKYQDIATKHNYVFEQGYCMDMPSEIKVMLQFQYNRVSEVWVGGCAERLKKDE